From a region of the Gammaproteobacteria bacterium genome:
- a CDS encoding Crp/Fnr family transcriptional regulator — protein MLPDNNKKLKRLSADTPDKRNQQKRLELLQSMPIFGGIRADTLDFLLEHSKQVAVQKGDYFYHEKDPAQSLFVLVYGKVMLLKAWRDEEYILKTLEPGNCFGEVALMDLQPRNTSSLATEDSRAIELTYGTFHLLFDREIEQFTMIRMNMAREVCRRLREADSRAFTADIQARRLKRPH, from the coding sequence ATGCTGCCTGATAACAATAAAAAATTAAAGCGTCTTAGCGCTGATACACCGGATAAGCGGAATCAGCAAAAACGCCTTGAGCTATTACAGTCAATGCCCATCTTTGGCGGTATTCGCGCCGATACGCTGGATTTTTTACTGGAACACTCAAAACAGGTAGCTGTTCAGAAGGGAGATTATTTTTACCATGAAAAAGACCCCGCTCAATCACTTTTTGTGCTGGTATATGGCAAAGTCATGCTGCTCAAGGCATGGCGGGACGAAGAATATATTCTAAAAACACTCGAACCGGGTAATTGCTTTGGGGAAGTTGCATTGATGGACTTGCAACCGCGCAACACATCCTCACTTGCAACTGAAGACAGCCGCGCGATTGAATTAACCTACGGCACATTTCACCTGTTGTTCGATCGCGAAATCGAACAGTTCACGATGATCAGAATGAATATGGCGCGGGAAGTCTGTAGACGGCTCCGGGAAGCGGATAGTCGTGCTTTTACGGCCGATATCCAGGCACGACGTCTAAAACGTCCACACTAA